The following are encoded together in the Pan troglodytes isolate AG18354 chromosome 6, NHGRI_mPanTro3-v2.0_pri, whole genome shotgun sequence genome:
- the SMIM10L3 gene encoding salivary gland specific protein SAGSIN1, whose translation MAAALSGLAVRLSRSAAARSYGVFCKGLTRTLLIFFDLAWRLRINFPYLYIVASMMLNVRLQVHIEIH comes from the coding sequence ATGGCGGCGGCTCTGTCGGGCCTGGCTGTCCGGCTCTCGCGCTCGGCCGCCGCTCGCTCCTATGGGGTCTTCTGCAAGGGGCTGACGCGCACGCTGCTCATCTTCTTCGACCTGGCCTGGCGGCTGCGTATCAACTTCCCCTACCTCTACATCGTGGCTTCCATGATGCTCAACGTCCGCCTGCAG